One Solibacillus sp. R5-41 DNA segment encodes these proteins:
- a CDS encoding alpha/beta hydrolase-fold protein, which produces MNKGHRVFNSLHLNKTINYTVLTMCNDIKNAYIIYVQDGFDYLELGNLEQAMLHLVHDNPELAQHLVFVCIHPGDSFERWASFSSKGALFSQYIRFMNDEFISTFEKSLKVEVILKRGLLGDSLAGNISLNIALENPDRWTHLMLQSAAVSIEDIGRIGNINLSGWHVYQTVGIYEDEFITPMSNEKLYILTRNRQLYKSFLLHSANVNYKETQDEHLWRVWESDLLNALRFFVM; this is translated from the coding sequence TTGAATAAAGGTCATCGTGTGTTCAATAGTCTTCATTTAAATAAAACGATAAATTATACAGTTCTCACTATGTGTAATGATATAAAAAATGCGTATATAATATATGTTCAGGACGGATTTGACTATTTGGAATTGGGAAATTTAGAACAAGCCATGCTTCATTTAGTACATGACAATCCTGAATTAGCGCAGCACCTTGTGTTTGTGTGCATTCATCCTGGAGATTCGTTTGAAAGATGGGCATCATTTAGTAGCAAGGGTGCGCTTTTTTCGCAATATATTCGCTTTATGAACGACGAATTTATCTCCACTTTCGAGAAAAGTTTAAAGGTTGAAGTGATTTTAAAAAGAGGGCTATTAGGAGATTCGTTAGCAGGTAATATTAGTTTAAATATCGCATTGGAAAACCCGGATCGATGGACGCATTTAATGCTACAATCTGCTGCTGTGTCAATAGAGGATATAGGGCGAATAGGGAACATTAATCTTTCGGGGTGGCATGTATATCAAACTGTTGGTATATACGAGGACGAATTTATAACCCCCATGTCAAACGAAAAATTATATATTTTGACGAGAAACCGTCAATTGTATAAAAGCTTTCTTTTACACAGTGCAAATGTGAACTATAAAGAAACGCAAGATGAACATCTCTGGCGTGTTTGGGAAAGTGATTTATTAAATGCATTAAGATTTTTTGTAATGTAG
- a CDS encoding ROK family protein, producing the protein MKILAADIGGTSIKVGISNKEGKIELLQAFDTESEKGGKYLVEKLIKIISEYEDFDAIGISTAGQVNSIEGSIIYANDNIPNYTGTQLKKIFENHFKVPVKVENDVYAAALGEQHFGVAKEFNDFLCLTYGTGIGGAIVLNSKLYKGYTGLAAVFGHIITHPFGNKCNCSKAGCYETYASTTALIKKAQEIHPDVINGRLFFDRLAEGDKSLAKVLHDWVEEVALGLTSLIHIFNPPAIIIGGGVMEQESVVNMVSSKVRELTMECFSDVKIMKASLGNKAGLLGAVSLHQN; encoded by the coding sequence ATGAAAATATTGGCAGCCGATATTGGCGGAACATCTATAAAAGTTGGCATCTCAAATAAAGAGGGTAAGATTGAATTATTGCAAGCGTTCGACACGGAAAGTGAAAAAGGTGGAAAATATTTAGTTGAAAAACTAATTAAGATAATAAGTGAATACGAGGACTTTGATGCGATTGGCATTAGCACTGCTGGGCAGGTTAATAGTATAGAAGGTTCGATCATTTATGCGAACGACAATATTCCTAACTATACCGGCACACAATTAAAGAAAATTTTTGAAAATCACTTTAAAGTTCCCGTTAAAGTTGAAAATGATGTATATGCAGCCGCTTTAGGCGAACAGCACTTTGGGGTTGCCAAGGAGTTTAATGATTTTTTATGTTTAACATATGGTACAGGTATTGGTGGTGCCATTGTACTGAATTCGAAATTATATAAAGGGTATACCGGTTTAGCAGCAGTATTTGGGCATATCATTACCCACCCTTTTGGAAATAAGTGTAACTGTAGCAAGGCAGGTTGCTATGAAACATACGCCTCGACAACCGCTTTAATTAAAAAAGCACAGGAAATACATCCTGACGTAATAAATGGTCGCCTATTTTTTGATCGATTAGCTGAGGGAGATAAGAGCCTCGCAAAAGTTCTTCATGATTGGGTTGAAGAAGTAGCATTAGGCCTCACATCCCTTATTCACATTTTTAACCCACCAGCAATTATTATCGGTGGCGGCGTAATGGAGCAGGAAAGTGTTGTCAATATGGTATCAAGTAAAGTTCGAGAGTTGACGATGGAGTGCTTTTCAGATGTGAAAATTATGAAAGCCTCCCTTGGCAATAAGGCTGGACTTCTTGGTGCAGTGTCACTACATCAAAATTGA
- a CDS encoding carbohydrate ABC transporter permease yields MKQKRVAKLSRFSEVQTAWLFMGPGLILLALFTFWPIIYSVPLAFTNYSVIGETSFVGFENFKRAFSDVNFIASIKNSLLYMIIVPFIQILSILMAILVNRKIAGIKFFRAAFYIPVVTSMVAVSIIWGWLMSSNGVLNYTLLSIGIINEKINWLSDKDTALWAVMFITLWKGLGYYMMIYLAGLQAIPSDCIEAAKIDGASNFQVIRKITIPLLKPYVFFCTLISLMAAIRVFDEVFVLTSGGPGNETLTSSLYIYQQGFEVFEFGYSSALGIIISFIIMFFSIFIFLFNKKGGVNPY; encoded by the coding sequence TTGAAACAGAAAAGAGTTGCAAAATTAAGTAGATTTTCAGAGGTCCAAACAGCATGGTTATTTATGGGTCCGGGATTAATATTGCTCGCTCTATTTACCTTTTGGCCCATTATTTATAGTGTCCCTCTAGCCTTTACAAATTATTCGGTGATCGGTGAAACAAGTTTTGTAGGCTTTGAAAACTTTAAACGGGCATTTTCTGATGTCAATTTTATTGCATCTATTAAAAATTCGCTGTTATACATGATTATTGTTCCTTTTATTCAAATTTTATCAATACTTATGGCAATATTAGTCAATCGAAAAATCGCGGGGATTAAATTTTTCCGAGCTGCCTTTTATATTCCCGTCGTTACTTCGATGGTTGCGGTTTCGATTATTTGGGGATGGTTAATGAGTTCAAATGGGGTTTTGAACTATACACTCCTTTCGATTGGCATTATAAATGAAAAAATCAATTGGTTATCTGATAAAGACACTGCACTTTGGGCAGTAATGTTTATTACCCTATGGAAAGGGTTGGGCTATTACATGATGATTTATCTTGCAGGCTTGCAGGCAATTCCGTCAGACTGCATTGAGGCAGCGAAGATTGATGGGGCAAGCAACTTCCAAGTCATTAGAAAAATCACCATTCCTTTATTAAAACCATATGTGTTTTTCTGCACATTGATTTCCCTTATGGCAGCGATACGTGTGTTTGATGAAGTATTTGTCTTAACATCTGGAGGGCCCGGGAATGAAACGTTAACGAGTAGCCTATATATTTACCAACAGGGTTTCGAAGTATTTGAATTTGGCTATTCATCCGCATTAGGCATAATTATTAGTTTTATTATTATGTTCTTTAGTATTTTCATCTTCCTATTTAATAAGAAGGGTGGTGTAAATCCATATTAA
- a CDS encoding alpha amylase family protein, which produces MEQSNILWVDFLANATRLLDANKMKELIEHAQNCKITHLVVDAKIPYGFTTYPSQFAYHVSEMKDEQYRRWEGRDFLQEMIEHAKGSGLKVIANVDVFSEGNGIDKEGMVYSRPEWRVTHYDETFFNMPTAMENHNDPTIFVNPIHPEVEAYELTIIQEIINHYEIDGVVLDRCRYPNIYGDFSRLSKEKFEAYIEQKIENWPTDIMTVEQKKPVFGKLFPKWAEFRANNIKNFVKKARNVVKTKNTDLIFTVYVGSWYPLYYNEGVNWGSKTYQPSFEWVSDTYCTVAYAEEFDFIMTGCYYPEVTIEEAKNNQRPANWYSVEGAIEMSKEVINGQIPVIASLYLKDYQDNVEQFLKAVKLCKEQTNGVMLFDTIYLEDYQWWGEFERFIK; this is translated from the coding sequence ATGGAACAATCAAATATTTTATGGGTAGATTTTTTAGCGAATGCTACTAGATTACTAGATGCTAATAAAATGAAAGAGTTAATCGAACATGCCCAAAATTGTAAAATAACGCATTTAGTAGTTGATGCGAAAATTCCATATGGATTTACAACATATCCAAGTCAATTTGCCTATCATGTAAGCGAAATGAAAGATGAACAATATAGGAGATGGGAAGGCCGAGATTTTCTTCAAGAGATGATTGAACATGCTAAAGGGTCTGGTTTGAAGGTTATTGCAAATGTTGATGTGTTTTCAGAAGGCAATGGCATAGATAAAGAAGGGATGGTATATAGCAGACCGGAGTGGAGGGTTACTCACTATGATGAGACATTTTTTAATATGCCAACAGCTATGGAAAATCATAATGATCCGACCATTTTCGTCAATCCAATTCACCCAGAAGTGGAGGCTTATGAATTAACTATTATTCAAGAAATTATTAATCATTACGAAATCGATGGTGTCGTATTAGATAGATGCCGTTATCCGAATATTTATGGAGATTTTAGTCGTTTAAGTAAAGAAAAATTTGAAGCTTATATTGAACAAAAAATAGAAAATTGGCCGACGGATATTATGACGGTTGAGCAAAAAAAACCTGTTTTTGGTAAGCTGTTCCCGAAATGGGCAGAGTTCCGAGCAAATAATATTAAGAATTTCGTTAAAAAAGCAAGAAATGTAGTGAAAACAAAAAATACAGATTTGATTTTTACTGTATATGTTGGTTCGTGGTACCCACTTTATTACAATGAAGGTGTCAACTGGGGTAGCAAAACGTATCAGCCATCTTTCGAATGGGTTTCAGATACATACTGCACAGTAGCGTATGCAGAGGAATTTGATTTTATCATGACAGGCTGCTATTACCCAGAAGTCACGATTGAAGAGGCTAAAAACAATCAAAGACCAGCTAATTGGTACAGCGTTGAAGGTGCAATTGAAATGAGCAAAGAAGTGATTAACGGGCAAATACCTGTTATCGCTAGTTTGTATTTGAAAGATTATCAAGATAATGTCGAGCAATTTTTGAAGGCTGTAAAGTTATGTAAAGAACAAACAAATGGGGTTATGTTATTTGACACGATATATTTAGAGGATTATCAATGGTGGGGCGAATTTGAAAGGTTCATAAAATAA
- a CDS encoding MurR/RpiR family transcriptional regulator — protein sequence MANQDIFSLIHSRYNSFTNTEKKVADYILENMKDVIYMSITDLADACNVGESSVFRFCKTMDLKGYQEFKIVLAHSISLDDETPQLSSIITMQDTIGELASKALSSNVNALTETYNLMSEIDISDAVESMVQAERIHFFGVGSSLMTAMEAKNKFMRVTNKTECSIDSHLQVMSAALMTEKDVAILISYSGSTKDTIEVAKVAKERSAKIISITRFAKSPLTSFSDITLLCGANEGPLQGGSLSAKIAQLYLLDLLYFEYFKRTNTEAVPNKERTAKAVIEKML from the coding sequence ATGGCAAACCAAGATATTTTTTCACTCATTCATTCAAGGTATAATTCATTCACGAACACAGAGAAAAAAGTGGCTGACTATATTCTTGAAAATATGAAAGACGTTATTTACATGTCCATAACGGATTTAGCAGACGCATGCAATGTAGGGGAATCCAGTGTTTTTAGATTTTGCAAAACGATGGATTTGAAAGGATACCAAGAATTTAAAATTGTTTTAGCACATAGCATTTCCCTTGATGACGAAACCCCACAACTATCCAGCATTATTACTATGCAAGACACGATTGGAGAGTTAGCATCTAAAGCATTATCCTCAAATGTCAATGCACTAACAGAGACGTATAATTTAATGTCAGAAATTGATATTTCCGATGCCGTTGAAAGTATGGTACAAGCGGAAAGAATTCACTTTTTTGGGGTAGGTTCCTCCTTAATGACCGCAATGGAAGCGAAAAACAAGTTTATGAGGGTTACGAATAAAACGGAATGCTCGATCGATTCACATCTTCAAGTAATGTCCGCTGCCTTAATGACAGAAAAAGATGTAGCGATCCTCATTTCCTATTCAGGTTCAACAAAAGATACGATCGAAGTGGCAAAAGTAGCAAAAGAACGCAGCGCAAAAATTATTTCCATTACAAGATTCGCAAAATCCCCTTTGACGAGCTTCTCGGACATTACTTTGCTTTGCGGTGCGAATGAAGGCCCACTTCAAGGGGGGAGTTTATCTGCAAAAATCGCGCAACTGTATCTTTTAGATCTTCTCTACTTTGAATATTTTAAACGAACGAATACGGAAGCGGTACCGAACAAAGAGCGAACGGCAAAGGCTGTTATTGAAAAGATGCTGTAA
- a CDS encoding DUF4127 family protein produces MQKIVYVPLDDRPCNYSFPNLLTDQTEVNLVRPSLNLMGEKKKPGDTEQLWDWLYKESMDADGLILSIDTLLFGGIIPSRLHQLSLETCEKILNRLTRIKACNPKVKIYAFNLIMRCPQYSSNDEEPDYYEYWGKEIFRYGELSHLISANLASLEEKKECEALNGLLPKEHIEDYLARRKINVGVNQLVLEYVSNGIIDFLIIPQDDSAPYGWTAMDQQAVRGAIATHNLELDVYMYPGADEVGCTLLARMLNASKDKRPLIYPVFSSIQGPAVTPLYEDRPLFETLKYQIIAAGGLMTTNMQEANLVLFVNAPVEPMLEAACQGDLSTTYQVNRNLIDFVEQLEFTVKKRAIPCIVADVAFANGSDLELVKLMKNKKVLFSLAGYAGWNTSSNSLGTCIAQGMFYNIFGESQGHRNFLALRYVEDAGYCSYVRNDVTNNKLRELGYNYFRVDGKKGVVANIVQSQLTSFIQEHINDDENSIQIKECTMPWSRMFEVGLTVEYFKRAGNEKATE; encoded by the coding sequence ATGCAAAAAATTGTTTATGTTCCATTAGATGACCGACCATGTAATTATTCTTTTCCAAACCTTTTAACCGATCAAACCGAAGTAAATCTTGTCCGCCCTAGTTTAAATTTAATGGGGGAAAAAAAGAAACCAGGGGACACAGAACAACTGTGGGATTGGTTATATAAGGAGTCAATGGATGCAGATGGTCTTATTCTTTCAATAGATACATTATTATTTGGCGGGATTATCCCTTCAAGACTGCATCAACTGTCGTTAGAGACTTGCGAAAAAATACTAAACAGGCTCACGAGAATCAAGGCGTGTAACCCAAAAGTAAAAATATATGCTTTTAATTTAATTATGAGATGTCCTCAGTATTCTAGTAATGACGAAGAACCCGATTACTATGAGTACTGGGGAAAAGAAATCTTTAGATATGGCGAACTTTCACATTTAATATCTGCTAACCTCGCATCATTGGAGGAAAAAAAGGAATGTGAAGCATTAAATGGTCTATTGCCTAAAGAGCATATTGAGGATTATTTAGCGAGAAGAAAGATTAATGTTGGTGTCAATCAACTTGTACTAGAATATGTAAGCAATGGAATTATTGATTTCCTTATTATCCCGCAAGATGATTCGGCTCCCTATGGTTGGACTGCTATGGACCAACAGGCAGTTAGAGGAGCTATTGCAACTCATAATTTAGAACTAGATGTCTATATGTATCCAGGTGCAGATGAAGTTGGTTGCACTTTACTCGCAAGAATGTTGAATGCTTCTAAAGACAAGAGACCGTTGATTTATCCGGTATTTTCAAGTATTCAAGGACCAGCCGTTACGCCACTATACGAAGACAGGCCATTATTTGAGACACTTAAATATCAAATAATAGCCGCGGGGGGACTGATGACTACAAATATGCAAGAAGCGAATCTTGTTTTATTTGTAAATGCACCTGTAGAGCCAATGTTAGAGGCTGCCTGTCAAGGGGACCTGAGTACAACTTATCAAGTGAATCGAAATCTTATTGATTTTGTTGAACAACTCGAATTCACGGTGAAGAAACGAGCTATCCCTTGTATTGTAGCGGATGTAGCTTTCGCGAATGGTTCAGATTTAGAACTTGTAAAATTAATGAAAAACAAAAAAGTTCTTTTCTCATTGGCTGGATATGCAGGTTGGAATACAAGTTCAAATTCATTAGGAACATGCATAGCGCAGGGGATGTTCTACAATATTTTTGGCGAATCACAAGGCCATCGCAATTTTTTAGCATTGCGCTATGTAGAAGATGCTGGATATTGTAGCTATGTAAGAAATGATGTAACGAATAATAAATTACGGGAGCTAGGTTACAATTACTTCCGCGTGGATGGCAAAAAAGGGGTCGTTGCTAACATTGTGCAATCACAACTAACTTCATTTATACAGGAGCATATTAACGATGATGAAAACAGCATACAAATCAAGGAATGTACGATGCCATGGAGCCGGATGTTTGAAGTTGGCTTGACGGTTGAATATTTCAAAAGGGCAGGGAATGAGAAAGCTACTGAATAA
- a CDS encoding FAD-dependent oxidoreductase translates to MIKQKTSDVIVIGGGLGGCMAALAVAKMGYKVIMTEETDWLGGQLTSQGVPPDEHRWIESFGCTSTYREFRNRVRQYYRDNYPLTKEAKENDLLNPGNGWVSRLAHEPKVALNVISDMLAPFVNSGKIKILYNYKPIDATKDGDTVQSITVVHVNELAKIELSGHYFLDATECGDVLPIAGVEYVTGAESRSITGEPHALEESNPKDMQSFTYVYAVDYIEGGNFVIEKPEQYDFWRNYMPKFSYLPLFSWYAVDANDTTKLKEFTLFPNEQQIPSLFTYRRILDTKNIDGALYEGDISLINWAQNDYFLGPIIGVSNEEIEKNLKNAKQQSLSLLYWLQTEAPRLDGGKGFPSLRLRKDVMGTEDGLAKYPYIRESRRIKAMHTITEQEVSKEIRGEKGIFTYFDSVGVGSYHLDLHHTTVTNRSFYIPNYPYEIPLGALLPIRVKNVIPACKNIGTTQITNGCYRLHPTEWNIGESAGYLVAFSMLNQVTPHQVRQEQKYLKEYQTLLLANGVQLHWPEDIDL, encoded by the coding sequence ATGATTAAACAAAAAACTTCGGATGTTATTGTCATAGGTGGAGGCCTAGGCGGTTGCATGGCAGCATTAGCTGTTGCCAAAATGGGCTATAAGGTCATTATGACGGAGGAAACAGATTGGTTAGGTGGACAGCTTACAAGTCAAGGAGTACCACCAGATGAACATCGATGGATTGAAAGCTTTGGCTGTACAAGTACATACCGGGAATTTAGGAATCGGGTGCGCCAATATTATCGTGACAACTATCCACTTACAAAGGAAGCAAAAGAAAACGATTTATTGAATCCTGGAAATGGTTGGGTGAGTAGGCTAGCACATGAGCCTAAAGTTGCGCTAAATGTAATTTCCGATATGCTGGCACCCTTTGTAAATAGTGGAAAAATAAAAATTTTATATAACTATAAACCGATAGACGCAACAAAGGACGGAGATACGGTACAGTCCATCACAGTTGTACATGTCAATGAGTTGGCAAAAATTGAATTGAGTGGGCACTATTTTTTGGATGCAACTGAATGTGGTGATGTCCTACCAATTGCAGGGGTTGAATATGTAACAGGTGCTGAATCTAGATCAATTACTGGGGAACCTCATGCTTTAGAAGAATCAAATCCGAAAGATATGCAGTCCTTTACTTATGTTTATGCTGTTGATTATATAGAAGGTGGAAATTTTGTTATTGAAAAGCCAGAGCAATATGATTTTTGGCGTAACTATATGCCAAAGTTCTCGTACCTTCCTTTATTTAGCTGGTATGCAGTAGATGCAAATGATACGACAAAATTAAAGGAATTCACATTATTCCCCAATGAACAACAGATACCCTCTTTGTTTACATATCGGAGAATACTGGATACTAAAAATATTGATGGAGCGCTATATGAGGGTGATATATCACTAATAAATTGGGCGCAAAATGATTATTTTCTAGGGCCAATTATTGGAGTTTCTAATGAGGAAATTGAGAAGAACTTAAAAAATGCTAAACAACAAAGCTTATCCCTCTTATACTGGCTTCAAACAGAGGCGCCAAGATTAGATGGGGGAAAAGGTTTTCCAAGTTTAAGGCTTCGAAAGGATGTTATGGGTACAGAGGATGGGCTAGCAAAGTATCCATATATTCGAGAATCGAGAAGAATTAAAGCTATGCATACAATAACAGAGCAAGAAGTTAGTAAGGAAATAAGGGGTGAAAAAGGCATTTTCACCTATTTCGATAGTGTCGGTGTTGGTAGCTATCATTTAGATCTACATCATACGACGGTAACGAACCGAAGCTTTTATATACCAAACTATCCTTATGAAATCCCGTTAGGTGCCTTACTGCCTATCCGCGTAAAAAATGTAATTCCAGCTTGTAAAAATATTGGCACAACACAAATTACAAATGGCTGCTATAGGCTACATCCAACAGAGTGGAATATTGGTGAATCAGCAGGATATTTAGTGGCATTTTCTATGTTGAATCAGGTTACTCCTCATCAGGTAAGACAAGAGCAAAAGTATTTGAAAGAGTACCAAACGTTACTTCTCGCTAATGGCGTTCAGCTTCATTGGCCAGAGGATATTGACTTATAA
- a CDS encoding ABC transporter substrate-binding protein, with translation MSGLKKLLFVAMMFILILGTLAACNAEESGKEVDPPKESGKEVNLPKDKVENTSVEFWTISLQPTFNDYFNELIANYEKENPGVKIEWKDFPYDAIQNKLLTSIASKQAPDVVNLNTEFASQMASKGALTDFNKQLTEEQRSIYFDGIYNSTVVDNGAYALPWYTGIPVLYINTDLVEKAGLDIKAPPQTKADLANWGKQIQEKTGSFGYVFTMETRSILEEGFKVAEGGKAAFNNDEVKAYIQSNIELIKAGVIPKGIPAFAQQVQQFGSEQVAMMISSSSFINQLKTASPDVYKKTIAVPAPLGKAGIRFTNSMNLVVPNASDNVEAATAFAHYVTNDANQLAFSKAANTLPSTKAAAKDEFFYKNDGTLEGQALTASVESLDKASDFYLGIENANDVNKAFNKRLQNIYINDQDLNTELDAAEKEINDILSR, from the coding sequence ATGAGTGGACTAAAAAAATTACTATTTGTAGCAATGATGTTTATTCTTATTTTAGGTACCTTAGCAGCGTGTAATGCAGAAGAATCCGGAAAGGAAGTTGATCCTCCGAAAGAATCCGGAAAGGAAGTTAATCTTCCGAAAGACAAGGTGGAAAACACGTCTGTCGAGTTTTGGACTATTTCTCTTCAACCAACATTTAATGATTACTTTAATGAATTAATAGCTAATTATGAGAAAGAGAATCCAGGTGTAAAAATTGAATGGAAAGACTTCCCGTATGACGCAATCCAAAATAAATTATTAACAAGCATTGCGAGTAAGCAAGCACCGGATGTTGTTAATTTAAATACTGAATTTGCAAGTCAAATGGCTTCAAAAGGTGCATTAACAGACTTTAATAAACAATTAACAGAAGAACAGCGAAGTATCTATTTTGACGGAATCTACAATTCTACAGTAGTTGATAATGGTGCATATGCATTGCCTTGGTATACAGGAATTCCAGTGCTTTATATCAACACAGACTTAGTAGAAAAAGCTGGACTAGATATAAAAGCTCCTCCACAAACAAAAGCAGATTTGGCTAACTGGGGTAAACAAATTCAAGAAAAAACGGGTTCTTTCGGTTATGTTTTCACGATGGAAACGCGCTCTATTCTTGAAGAAGGATTCAAAGTGGCTGAAGGAGGAAAAGCTGCATTTAATAATGATGAAGTAAAAGCGTATATCCAAAGCAATATAGAGCTAATTAAAGCTGGGGTTATTCCTAAGGGTATTCCTGCATTCGCCCAACAAGTTCAACAATTTGGTAGTGAGCAAGTAGCGATGATGATCTCGAGTTCATCATTTATTAATCAATTAAAAACGGCTTCACCAGATGTATACAAGAAAACGATTGCCGTGCCAGCACCTCTTGGAAAAGCAGGTATTCGTTTTACGAACTCTATGAATCTAGTTGTACCAAATGCTTCTGATAATGTTGAAGCAGCCACTGCATTTGCACACTATGTAACAAACGATGCAAATCAATTGGCTTTCTCTAAAGCAGCAAATACACTGCCTTCAACGAAAGCAGCTGCGAAGGATGAATTCTTCTATAAAAATGATGGGACATTAGAGGGGCAAGCATTAACAGCATCTGTTGAAAGCTTAGATAAAGCGTCAGACTTTTACCTAGGTATTGAAAATGCGAATGATGTAAATAAAGCCTTTAATAAGCGCCTGCAAAATATCTATATTAATGATCAAGATCTTAATACTGAATTGGATGCAGCTGAAAAAGAAATTAACGATATCTTAAGCCGCTAA
- a CDS encoding N-acetylmannosamine-6-phosphate 2-epimerase: protein MNKKQGIFNRIHGQLIVSCQALPEEPLHSPFIMSKMAYAAMLGGAKGIRANSVEDIKEMKKVVELPIIGIIKQVYEGSDVFITPTNKEIELLYVEGVDIIALDATKRIRPDGKTISEVFPEIRETYKEQIFMADCSTYEEAKEAYELGFDCLGTTLSGYTEYTMGQQLPNLPLMEKLVQDFPIPVIAEGGIWTPEQLKRVFEVGVHTAVVGTAITRPMEITKRFISAIKDE, encoded by the coding sequence ATGAATAAAAAACAAGGAATTTTTAATCGTATTCATGGACAATTAATCGTTTCATGTCAGGCGCTTCCAGAAGAACCCCTTCATAGCCCTTTTATTATGAGTAAAATGGCTTACGCTGCAATGCTTGGAGGGGCAAAGGGGATTCGAGCTAATAGTGTGGAAGATATTAAAGAAATGAAAAAGGTTGTTGAACTGCCGATTATTGGCATTATTAAGCAGGTGTATGAAGGGTCGGATGTATTTATAACACCGACAAATAAAGAAATTGAACTTCTTTACGTGGAAGGTGTAGATATTATTGCACTCGATGCAACGAAAAGGATTCGACCTGACGGAAAGACAATCAGTGAAGTATTCCCTGAAATTAGGGAAACGTATAAAGAGCAAATTTTTATGGCGGATTGTTCGACCTATGAAGAAGCGAAAGAGGCTTATGAATTAGGGTTTGATTGCTTAGGTACAACATTAAGCGGTTATACGGAATATACAATGGGGCAGCAATTACCCAATCTACCGTTAATGGAAAAATTAGTACAGGATTTCCCGATCCCTGTCATTGCGGAAGGGGGAATTTGGACGCCGGAGCAACTGAAGCGCGTTTTCGAAGTAGGCGTTCATACAGCTGTCGTTGGCACAGCGATTACGAGACCTATGGAAATTACCAAAAGATTTATTTCTGCCATAAAAGATGAATAA
- a CDS encoding carbohydrate ABC transporter permease: MKKRKLLKTIQKKFLIYVPLTLFALFMMGPFLWLISVSLMPGKNVFSFPPAIFPTFIDFKNYVDVWRYMDFLKYIWNTVIITFFGVIFSILLCSLTAYPLAIFKFKGKNIIFVAMIATMIIPAAAGLVVNYLTINKLGLINTFTGVVLPSLVTVFNVFLFRQAFMGIPSDIRDSGKMDGASEFRIWWQLMMPMIKPAIAVVALFEFMASWNSFLWPIIVLNTDKYPLASALSTLNGQFSYNFGWIAAGTVISVLPIIIVFLLTQKYFMEGISGAIKG, encoded by the coding sequence ATGAAAAAAAGAAAATTACTAAAAACCATTCAAAAGAAGTTCCTTATTTATGTACCGTTAACACTATTTGCGCTTTTTATGATGGGACCATTCCTTTGGTTAATAAGTGTTTCGTTAATGCCAGGGAAAAATGTATTTTCCTTTCCACCTGCTATATTTCCTACATTTATTGACTTTAAAAATTATGTAGACGTTTGGCGGTATATGGATTTTCTTAAATACATCTGGAATACAGTCATTATCACATTTTTTGGTGTGATATTCAGTATTTTATTATGTAGTTTAACCGCATATCCATTAGCTATTTTTAAGTTTAAAGGTAAGAATATTATTTTTGTGGCGATGATTGCTACGATGATTATACCTGCCGCTGCGGGTCTAGTTGTCAATTATTTAACAATAAATAAGCTCGGTTTAATCAATACATTTACTGGCGTAGTACTTCCAAGCTTAGTAACAGTGTTTAATGTATTTCTTTTTAGGCAGGCATTTATGGGTATTCCTAGCGACATTAGGGACTCAGGAAAGATGGATGGTGCCTCTGAATTTCGTATTTGGTGGCAACTAATGATGCCGATGATAAAACCAGCGATTGCTGTTGTTGCTCTATTCGAATTTATGGCAAGTTGGAACAGCTTTTTATGGCCAATTATCGTATTAAATACAGACAAGTATCCATTAGCTTCTGCTTTAAGTACCCTAAATGGACAGTTTTCTTATAACTTTGGATGGATAGCAGCAGGAACGGTTATCTCTGTTCTTCCGATTATTATCGTATTTTTATTAACTCAAAAATACTTTATGGAAGGCATTTCAGGTGCTATAAAAGGGTAG